The following coding sequences lie in one Deltaproteobacteria bacterium genomic window:
- a CDS encoding F0F1 ATP synthase subunit delta, with product MISLRIARRYAKALLSIGREDGQAETYKEELAGFAKLLEQHKELEMAISNPLYSAEGRKKVLQAVVERFGPSKVMASFLFLLFDKGRIQYVKDISTFYEKLTDELANIVRADLVSAVELPEESVEKIRAALSKKTGKDVVMETRVDPALIGGVVTKIGDLVLDGSVKTQLISLKESLQRGEGI from the coding sequence GTGATAAGTCTAAGGATTGCTAGACGGTATGCCAAGGCGCTGTTGTCGATTGGCAGGGAAGACGGCCAGGCCGAGACATACAAAGAAGAGTTGGCAGGTTTTGCAAAGCTCCTGGAACAACACAAGGAGTTGGAGATGGCCATCTCCAACCCCTTGTATAGTGCTGAAGGTCGCAAGAAGGTCTTACAGGCTGTTGTGGAACGTTTCGGCCCGTCCAAGGTGATGGCGTCCTTTCTTTTCCTGTTATTTGACAAGGGCAGGATTCAGTATGTGAAGGACATATCAACCTTCTATGAGAAACTGACCGACGAACTCGCCAACATTGTCCGAGCCGATCTTGTGTCAGCCGTGGAGCTGCCTGAAGAAAGCGTTGAAAAAATCCGGGCCGCCCTGTCCAAAAAGACAGGCAAGGATGTAGTGATGGAGACCAGGGTCGACCCGGCCTTGATCGGGGGTGTGGTGACCAAGATCGGGGATTTGGTCTTAGATGGAAGCGTGAAAACGCAGCTTATAAGTCTAAAAGAATCTTTGCAAAGGGGTGAGGGAATCTGA
- a CDS encoding F0F1 ATP synthase subunit alpha, with protein MEIRAEEISDIIKGQIKDYDKKVDVSETGTILSVGDGIARVYGVEKAMSMELLEFPHGIMGLVLNLEEDNVGVAIMGEDFELQEGDTCKRTGRIAEVPVGDVVLGRVISALGEPLDGKGPIDAKEFRRVEMIAPGVIARQSVNEPMYTGLKSIDAMTPVGRGQRELIIGDRQIGKTAIGVDAIINQKGQDVACIYVACGQKKSTVALLVDVLEKHGAMEYTTVILACASDPATLQYIAPYAGCAMGEYYRDNKRHALIIYDDLSKQAAAYRQISLLLRRPPGREAYPGDIFFNHSRLLERAAKLNDELGAGSLTALPIIETQAGDVSAYIPTNVISITDGQIYLEPALFFSGVRPAINVGLSVSRVGGAAQVKAMKQVAGSLRLDLAQFRELEAFAQFGSDLDKATQQQLTRGTRLVQILKQPQYAPLTMEKQVTIIYAGTKGFLDKYPLDVLGKYEAGLYPFMESKYPQIFSELAEKKAISDDLDKSMAKALAEYGEEFKDTIK; from the coding sequence ATGGAAATTAGAGCCGAAGAAATCAGCGACATTATCAAGGGGCAGATTAAGGACTACGACAAGAAGGTGGACGTGAGCGAAACCGGGACCATCTTGTCGGTGGGTGACGGCATCGCCAGGGTATACGGCGTGGAAAAGGCCATGTCCATGGAGCTTCTCGAATTTCCCCATGGGATCATGGGCCTCGTCCTCAATCTGGAAGAAGACAACGTGGGCGTAGCGATCATGGGCGAAGACTTCGAGCTCCAGGAAGGAGACACGTGCAAGCGGACCGGTAGAATCGCCGAGGTGCCTGTGGGCGATGTGGTTCTGGGCAGGGTCATTTCTGCCCTGGGTGAGCCCTTGGACGGAAAAGGGCCGATCGACGCAAAGGAGTTTCGCAGGGTTGAGATGATCGCTCCGGGCGTTATTGCCCGCCAGTCTGTGAACGAGCCCATGTACACCGGCCTTAAGTCGATCGATGCCATGACCCCTGTGGGCCGCGGACAGCGGGAGCTTATCATTGGCGACCGCCAGATCGGAAAGACGGCCATCGGGGTGGATGCGATCATCAACCAGAAGGGCCAGGATGTGGCCTGTATCTATGTGGCATGCGGTCAAAAGAAATCCACGGTTGCTCTGTTGGTCGATGTATTGGAAAAACACGGCGCCATGGAATATACCACGGTCATATTGGCCTGTGCCAGCGACCCCGCGACCCTGCAATACATTGCACCCTATGCGGGTTGTGCCATGGGTGAGTACTATCGGGATAACAAGAGGCATGCCCTGATTATTTATGATGACCTTTCCAAACAGGCAGCGGCATACCGCCAGATTTCCCTCCTCTTGAGGCGTCCTCCGGGACGTGAGGCCTACCCAGGGGACATCTTCTTTAACCACTCCCGCCTACTGGAACGGGCTGCCAAACTAAATGATGAGCTGGGTGCCGGTTCCCTGACTGCTCTTCCGATTATTGAGACCCAGGCGGGTGACGTTTCGGCCTACATTCCCACAAACGTAATCTCCATCACAGACGGGCAGATCTATCTGGAGCCGGCTCTTTTCTTCTCCGGTGTGCGTCCTGCCATTAACGTGGGCCTTTCGGTCTCGCGCGTTGGTGGTGCTGCCCAGGTAAAGGCCATGAAACAGGTGGCTGGTTCTTTGCGTCTTGACCTGGCCCAGTTCCGTGAACTCGAGGCCTTTGCGCAGTTCGGAAGCGACCTGGATAAGGCCACACAGCAGCAGTTGACCCGGGGGACCCGTCTCGTGCAAATCCTGAAGCAGCCCCAGTACGCACCACTTACCATGGAGAAGCAGGTGACAATTATATACGCTGGGACCAAGGGTTTTCTGGACAAGTATCCTTTGGACGTTCTTGGGAAATACGAGGCAGGGTTGTACCCGTTTATGGAGAGCAAGTATCCTCAGATCTTCAGCGAACTTGCGGAGAAAAAGGCTATCAGTGACGACCTGGATAAGAGCATGGCAAAGGCCTTGGCTGAATATGGTGAGGAATTCAAAGACACGATCAAGTAG